In Pseudoxanthomonas sp. SE1, the genomic stretch ACGCGTGGTGGACGGGCAGGGGCCAATCGAGGGGAGCAAGTGACGAACCGCAGCGGTGGGGCGGAGGGCGCGGGCTAGAATGCGCACATGACGGAACGCGCCCCGCCGACCTACGAACGCTACCTGCCTTGGCGGCGATGGGTGGAGATCGGATTCTGGGTGGCGATGATCGGTGCCAACTGCATCGGCAACAGCATGACCACGCTGATCGACATGCGGCGGCAGGGCTCCGGCGTGGAGGCCTGGGAGCCGGCCGTCTGGGAGGTGAGCAGCGCGCTGGTGTGGCTGCTGGTCCTGATCCCGGCGATCGCCTGGTACACCCGACGCTTCCCCCTGCACTGGGAAAACTGGCGCCGGCGGATACCCGAGTACCTGCTGGCGAGCATCGTGGTCTGCGTCATCCACGTGGCCGGCATGGTCGCGCTGCGCGTCTTGGCCTACCGCAGCCAGGGCATGGCCTACGAGTTCGGCCCGTGGCCTCGCGAACTGGTCTACGAATACCTGAAGGATATCCGCAGCTTCGCCACGATCGTCCTGCTGGTGGAGGGCTACCGCTTCCTGCTGCGCCGCTGGCAGGGCGAAGCCAGCCTGCTCGCCGAACCGGACGAAGGTCCGCCGCTGGAACCGGTGGACCGGCCGGAGCGCTTCCTGGTGCGCAAGCTGGGCCGCGAGTTCCTGGTGGCGGCCAACGACATCGAGTGGCTGCAGGCTTCGGGCAACTACGTCAACCTGCGTGTGCGCGGCCACGACTATCCGCTGCGGAGCACGATCGCCGGCATCGAGACGCGGCTGGATCCGCGCAGGTTTGCGCGCATCCACCGCAGTTACATCGTCAGCCTGGACCAGGTGGCGTCGATCGAGCCGCTGGACACCGGTGATGCGCGCGTGCACATGAAGGATGGCAACGCGCTGCCCTGCAGCCGCCGCTACCGGCAGGACCTGCGCCAGCGGACCGGGGCGGAGGCCGTCTAGGCGACGCGCGTCACCGGCACGCGCGGAAGACGTTCCACGACGTAGCTGGCCACCAGTTCGATGGCGCCGCTGCGAATGGCACCTTCAGGCTCTTCCAGCAAGGCCTGGAGGGCCATGCCTGGCGGGAGGGCCCGCCCCCACAGCCCGGCCCAGGCGTTGCGACGGTCCTTGGCGGCGTACAGGGCGCGGTCGGCCATGCGCAGTGCGTAGTCCCAGCCGCCCGTGATGTTGTCGAAGAACGGGAAAGGCGCGAAGCCCAATGAGACGGTCAAAGGCCAGCGCTGGCCGGGCGCGAGGTCGTGCAGGTCGCAGAGCGTTTCCTGCACGCGCGCCGCCACCGTGCAGGCCTGGGCCTCGGTCAGGTCCGCGCAGGCCATCAGGAACTCCTCGCCACCCCAGCGCGCGATGGTGTCGTCCGCACGCCCCAGTTCGCGCAGCTGGCGCGAGAGCGCGACCAGCACCTGGTCGCCGGCGTGGTGGCCATGGCCATCGTTGACTTTCTTGAAGTGGTCGATGTCGATGAGGAACAGCACATGGCGCGTACCGGCGGCGGGCCGCTGCAGCGACATGGCCTTCAGCGACTCCGTGGCGGCGCGGCGATTGCGCAGGCCGGTCAGGGGATCGGTGGCGCTGACCTTGCGCAGTTGCCGGTTCTTGCGACGCTGCAACAGACCGAAGCCGACGCCCGCCAGTACCAGCATGGTCATCAATGCCACACCAGTCCGACGCAGGAGGGTGGACTTCTCGTCGTTCAGCGCGCGGATCTGCGCCTGGTGGCGCATCTGCTCCAGTTCACGCTGGGCACTCGCGCTATCGCTGCGTGCCTGTAGATCGGCCAGCAACTCCAGCCGCTGATGCCTCAGCGCTTCCATCTCCAGCCCATGCAGGCGGGCGCCAACCGCCAGCGCTTCGTCTGCCTCCCCCAGTGCGGCATGCGCTGCCATCCAGGCGAGCAGGACTTCGCGCTGCTTCTGCGGCTGAGGCTGGTTGTCGAC encodes the following:
- a CDS encoding LytTR family DNA-binding domain-containing protein; the protein is MTERAPPTYERYLPWRRWVEIGFWVAMIGANCIGNSMTTLIDMRRQGSGVEAWEPAVWEVSSALVWLLVLIPAIAWYTRRFPLHWENWRRRIPEYLLASIVVCVIHVAGMVALRVLAYRSQGMAYEFGPWPRELVYEYLKDIRSFATIVLLVEGYRFLLRRWQGEASLLAEPDEGPPLEPVDRPERFLVRKLGREFLVAANDIEWLQASGNYVNLRVRGHDYPLRSTIAGIETRLDPRRFARIHRSYIVSLDQVASIEPLDTGDARVHMKDGNALPCSRRYRQDLRQRTGAEAV
- a CDS encoding GGDEF domain-containing protein; translation: MTSPIAPSASLLSGLLGLALASAFSVACAGDAPTAPVAERASQVSQCLKLRRDEPARAVALADALLQAKDLSVEDELKTLSCLGIAAGLSGDPARAIDAAERMERRVDGTPDLAPALQMRAHSQIGSIYQGAGHIRAAEAAYLRAYDVSSRLDQRDAALVQAATLTNIGLIHADYLASPEVADAYYRRALAAAAAVGLEDPLILHNHALNLVALERDADAMRVIDTGEAMAERQQAHTVMQRLRSERAGLWVRQGQLERARPVLASAIREQAKHRDLPGQAGSLAKLSVLQRKAGEHRQALQTARAAWALVDNQPQPQKQREVLLAWMAAHAALGEADEALAVGARLHGLEMEALRHQRLELLADLQARSDSASAQRELEQMRHQAQIRALNDEKSTLLRRTGVALMTMLVLAGVGFGLLQRRKNRQLRKVSATDPLTGLRNRRAATESLKAMSLQRPAAGTRHVLFLIDIDHFKKVNDGHGHHAGDQVLVALSRQLRELGRADDTIARWGGEEFLMACADLTEAQACTVAARVQETLCDLHDLAPGQRWPLTVSLGFAPFPFFDNITGGWDYALRMADRALYAAKDRRNAWAGLWGRALPPGMALQALLEEPEGAIRSGAIELVASYVVERLPRVPVTRVA